In the Anoplopoma fimbria isolate UVic2021 breed Golden Eagle Sablefish chromosome 7, Afim_UVic_2022, whole genome shotgun sequence genome, one interval contains:
- the LOC129093750 gene encoding LOW QUALITY PROTEIN: NACHT and WD repeat domain-containing protein 2 (The sequence of the model RefSeq protein was modified relative to this genomic sequence to represent the inferred CDS: inserted 2 bases in 2 codons), producing MKRLNPRWKTPPXWPSGVGSRQPCPRESALRKAAISGNITALPQHVPTGRSVRVFICANPDDTEAERNALKEHVYPKLRDFCRENYGIEFQVVDLYWGADPEEWDSPDLQRLRMKLLEECLKTSAGPCFVGLVGEKYGSIRVPGEVESAEFEMILDAAVEAGLDTHILEEWYCRDENSVPPAYYLKPKAQMLKNYQNSMESSSAAKTKNDKAWRNVSEEIKRIFRTSVLQLQEKGTMKSEQAKKFLCSALEDELDFALGKQTPAFLRKCVCYIRKIANFDRFAKIPEMTRYMDIVVGGDRVMRNQEAYERLLKVRDEFIPTVVAASNLRVYSSVTHCDMKLGYSQEVESHYVEGLCKQFYEDMVDIIQATVQQNFGTEADPMYDEILQHLSLCKSYAELYQFKTESLDYVQEYLLPSKGSRMSPLVVYGGPCTGKTLLLSEVAKQAYTWLQKEMGPETDPVVIVRFIGSSLLSTDLRTLLQSICEQIAINYRCLIHFLPNKIQEMKELLINLLGESSFNRPLVIVLDALEQLSDADEVRKLWWLPIHLPRTVRIVVSTLPNKHGILQKLRQLIHDEGYYVELIQRDRKVCSQTLKQQLLGVKRKVTSGQQIYVNEALAKCTLPMFVNLIYREVIHWRSHKDVDDRSLCSTVHESIEQLFYSVENKLGQRFVFRALGYITMAKAGLTEVELEDILSLDNIVLGDVIVATYLKNPLRISYDLVARLKEELDGYLVERQVRNVTLMVWANRHLHLIAQKLYLSNEEDVHQMHSLLAEYFLGAWSGGRKKIFTYDNNHFTSLNISHHKNPHQQQSHEKTSSDKYSYDRQTPEQPWVFQCNLLEPDIFFVNHRKMTELVYHLTRSGRTDDLMFGVIMNFSWLYTMIKIGQFEKALTDIDLAYSYTQEKELKFLATTLRSIKVKVLKNPASLSAELQQRLLPVVTSLPKLRHLLLECDKDGPKYCSIVPLHSSMDVTYSPERLPLCSSYMQIVEILPTLAPNIVLVALEDGSVSTWDVESRQLQRQIDTARSVVLGIRLTTDEKYLVVATTKNTLLIYDNHKSCLLSEVEIKGSKQGGVTGGVAFINGFTLSTHHALAWLEASKDVNVIDLLYGWPLYQFHCWYEVTCVQCSPDGMYAFCGQYLNTATIFHLGNGDKLSTVTSEFSGGFVKSILVLDTLSQMVMVDNEGSLSVWNTKEITNPRLMEDYDCRGDDSEVVGIELSEDQRSILICKARSIEVLDTKVWKMVEKFKAKRTERFVAAVLSKNGQSIVASMENTSSIFVWRRDSGQCMASLIEISGAIVKLIKSAHHNLLLSVASSGVLSVWDIDIITAMSNIDKTGKKIQTLQLSGREDYVFTMDGSEAVHKWNFSTGFIETVFKHEGIVENCVLTSSGDLMVTSDDKSSQYIWQTTTGENIFRINGQRISQLLITHNDQFVVSLCEQNASRVWRLGTGHKVCNILVTLQSALITTANTFLVGTSKNKLLAVSLWSGSVSKKFVCDDGISIVNFKLIPDCPDCVVFITSTETVIIWSVADESVCRRVQLPTNFLKNLEDFQISPNGKVGIVSKGDENINVLDLHSGKLRLVHATGIIWRQKLSRDGRYLVYVCFRSCDEDDDAGVVSSLIVMRLADGKSIGTCSLYKTPTFLSLSQRALNIIIGFEDGSIGTYTVVDRVDAALKIKIATSNSRQIVNNASXKVRPKCGNHSFKTVSDCIWRESTEVFSRDSPINVSDSGEGESTTPTKKTELLQ from the exons GGTCTGGTGGGAGAAAAGTACGGCAGCATTCGAGTGCCGGGGGAGGTGGAATCAGCGGAGTTTGAGATGATCTTGGATGCAGCTGTGGAGGCGGGGCTGGACACACACATCTTGGAAGAGTGGTACTGTAGGGATGAAAACTCTGTGCCACCCGCATACTACCTCAAACCCAAAGCCCAAATGCTCAAGAACTACCAGAACTCT ATGGAGTCAAGCAGCGCAGCCAAGACCAAGAATGACAAGGCCTGGAGGAATGTGTCGGAGGAGATCAAGAGGATCTTCAGAACATCGGTGCTGCAGCTTCAGGAGAAGGGGACCATGAAGAGCGAACAGGCCAAGAAATTCCTTTGCTCTG ccTTGGAGGATGAATTAGACTTTGCCCTTGGGAAACAAACTCCTGCCTTTCTCAGGAAATGCGTCTGCTACATTCGCAAGATCGCCAACTTCGACCGCTTCGCCAAAATCCCTGAGATGACCCGATACATGGACATCGTGGTCGGCGGCGACCGCGTCATGCGCAACCAGGAAGCCTACGAGCGCCTCCTGAAGGTGCGGGACGAATTCATCCCCACGGTCGTCGCTGCCTCCAACCTCCGTGTCTATTCCTCCGTCACCCACTGCGACATGAAGTTGGGCTACTCCCAAGAAGTGGAGAGCCACTATGTAGAGGGTCTGTGTAAACAGTTCTACGAGGACATGGTGGATATCATTCAGGCCACGGTGCAGCAGAACTTTGGCACGGAGGCCGACCCGATGTACGATGAGATCCTGCAGCACCTGTCGCTCTGCAAAAGCTACGCAGAACTCTACCAGTTCAAGACCGAGTCGTTGGATTACGTGCAGGAGTATCTTCTGCCGTCCAAGGGGAGCAGAATGAGCCCCCTGGTGGTGTACGGGGGACCCTGCACTGGGAAgactctgctgctgtctgaggTGGCCAAACAG gCCTACACATGGCTGCAGAAAGAGATGGGCCCTGAAACCGACCCAGTGGTTATTGTCCGTTTTATTGGCTCCAGCCTGCTCTCCACAGACCTACGCACCCTCCTCCAGAGCATTTGTGAACAGATCGCAATAAACTACCGCTGCCTGATTCACTTTTTGCCTAACAAGATCCAGGAGATGAAGGAGCTCCTGATCAACCTTCTAGGGGAATCTTCATTCAACCGGCCTTTGGTCATCGTCCTGGATGCCCTGGAGCAACTCTCAGATGCTGACGAAGTTCGCAAGCTGTGGTGGCTCCCCATACATCTGCCTCGGACAGTCCGCATTGTAGTCTCGACGTTGCCCAATAAACATGGGATCCTGCAGAAGCTCCGACAGCTCATCCATGATGAGGGGTATTATGTGGAATTAATCCAGAGGGACCGCAAGGTCTGCAGccaaacattaaaacagcagctgctgGGGGTGAAGAGAAAGGTCACCTCAGGCCAACAGATCTATGTCAACGAGGCACTTGCCAAGTGTACATTGCCAATGTTTGTCAACCTCATCTACAGAGAAGTAATTCATTGGAGGTCCCACAAAGATGTGGACGACAGGTCCCTGTGCTCCACAGTGCATGAAAGCATAGAACAGCTCTTCTACTCAGTGGAGAACAAGTTGGGCCAACGATTTGTCTTCCGAGCATTAGGTTATATCACCATGGCCAAGGCTGGGCTAACTGAGGTCGAGCTGGAAGATATTCTGTCCCTTGATAATATAGTTCTTGGGGATGTCATTGTGGCGACTTACCTCAAAAACCCCTTGAGGATCTCATATGATTTGGTTGCCAGGCTTAAAGAGGAGCTGGATGGCTATCTGGTGGAACGTCAGGTACGTAACGTCACCTTGATGGTTTGGGCCAACAGACACCTGCATCTCATCGCCCAGAAGTTGTATCTCAGCAACGAGGAGGACGTCCATCAAATGCACAGCCTCCTAGCTGAGTACTTCCTGGGGGCGTGGTCAGGAGGCAGGAAGAAGATCTTCACTTACGATAACAACCATTTCACTTCCCTGAACATTTCTCATCACAAAAACCCCCACCAGCAGCAGTCCCATGAGAAAACGTCCTCTGACAAGTACTCCTATGACAGACAGACTCCAGAGCAGCCTTGGGTGTTCCAGTGCAACCTTTTGGAGcctgacattttctttgtcaACCATAGGAAGATGACAGAACTGGTGTACCACCTTACCAGGAGTGGGCGCACCGATGATCTCATGTTTGGTGTAATCATGAACTTCAGCTGGCTCTACACAATGATCAAGATTGGCCAGTTTGAAAAGGCTTTAACAGACATTGACTTAGCTTACAGCTACACCCAAGAGAAAGAACTAAAGTTCCTGGCCACCACTCTCCGTAGCATCAAGGTCAAAGTGCTGAAGAACCCAGCATCACTGTCTGCAGAACTGCAGCAAAGGCTTCTGCCAGTTGTCACCTCCCTCCCCAAGCTCAGACATTTACTTCTTGAGTGTGACAAAGATGGCCCAAAGTACTGCTCCATTGTGCCTCTCCACTCCTCTATGGATGTCACCTACAGTCCAGAGAGGCTTCCTCTGTGCTCTAGCTACATGCAGATTGTGGAGATCTTGCCCACTCTAGCCCCAAACATAGTCCTTGTAGCCCTCGAAGATGGGTCTGTCAGCACCTGGGATGTAGAGAGCAGACAACTTCAAAGACAGATCGACACAGCCAGATCCGTTGTGCTTGGAATCAGGCTAACCACTGATGAAAAGTATCTGGTCGTGGCTACAACCAAAAACACGTTGCTCATCTATGATAATCACAAGTCCTGCCTTTTATCTGAGGTTGAAATCAAGGGGTCCAAGCAGGGTGGTGTCACTGGTGGGGTGGCCTTCATCAATGGTTTTACTTTGTCCACCCACCATGCTTTGGCTTGGCTTGAGGCTAGTAAAGACGTCAACGTCATTGACCTGCTCTACGGTTGGCCTCTCTACCAGTTTCACTGCTGGTATGAGGTGACTTGTGTCCAGTGCTCTCCAGATGGAATGTACGCCTTCTGTGGTCAGTACCTCAACACTGCAACCATCTTTCATCTGGGAAATGGGGACAAGTTGTCCACTGTGACCTCTGAGTTTTCTGGGGGATTCGTAAAGTCCATTCTAGTTCTGGACACCCTAAGCCAAATGGTGATGGTTGACAATGAAGGCAGTTTGTCAGTATGGAACACCAAAGAGATCACCAACCCACGTCTGATGGAGGATTACGATTGTAGAGGGGATGACAGCGAAGTGGTGGGCATTGAGTTATCTGAAGACCAGCGCTCCATTCTCATTTGCAAGGCCAGAAGTATCGAGGTTCTGGACACGAAAGTATGGAAGATGGTAGAGAAGTTCAAAGCCAAACGCACTGAACGCTTTGTGGCTGCTGTTCTCTCCAAGAATGGACAAAGCATTGTGGCCTCCATGGAGAAcacctcctccatctttgtctgGAGGAGGGACAGTGGACAGTGCATGGCTAGCCTGATTGAGATCTCAGGGGCCATCGTCAAACTCATTAAATCAGCCCACCACAACCTGCTCCTTTCTGTTGCCAGCAGTGgagtgctgtctgtgtgggacaTTGATATCATCACCGCCATGTCTAACATTGACAAGACAGGCAAGAAGATCCAGACCCTGCAGCTGTCCGGCAGAGAGGATTATGTGTTTACCATGGACGGTTCAGAAGCTGTCCACAAGTGGAACTTCAGCACCGGCTTCATTGAGACAGTCTTCAAGCATGAGGGCATAGTGGAGAACTGTGTCCTAACCTCCTCAGGTGATCTCATGGTCACATCAGATGACAAGTCCAGTCAGTACATCTGGCAAACCACCACCGGAGAAAACATCTTTCGCATCAACGGACAGAGAATATCACAGCTGCTAATCACCCACAACGACCAATTTGTGGTGTCCCTCTGCGAGCAGAACGCCTCCAGAGTCTGGAGACTCGGGACTGGACACAAAGTGTGCAACATTTTGGTCACCCTCCAGAGTGCACTGATCACCACAGCAAACACTTTCCTCGTGGGAACCTCCAAAAACAAGCTCCTCGCTGTCAGCCTGTGGTCAGGCAGCGTATCCAAGAAGTTTGTCTGCGATGACGGCATTTCCATTGTCAACTTCAAGCTCATTCCGGACTGCCCTGACTGTGTGGTGTTCATCACATCCACAGAGACCGTCATCATCTGGAGTGTGGCAGATGAGTCAGTCTGCAGGAGAGTCCAGCTGCCAACCAATTTCCTCAAAAATCTAGAGGACTTCCAGATCTCGCCCAATGGGAAAGTAGGAATTGTCTCCAAAGGTGATGAGAATATTAACGTCCTGGATCTTCACAGTGGGAAGCTGAGGCTCGTCCACGCTACCGGTATAATATGGCGTCAGAAATTATCAAGAGACGGACGTTATCTGGTGTATGTCTGTTTCCGGAGCTGTGATGAGGACGATGACGCCGGCGTTGTGTCCAGTCTGATCGTGATGCGCCTTGCTGACGGTAAGAGCATCGGCACATGCTCCCTATACAAGACACCCACCTTCCTGTCCCTCTCTCAGCGGGCGCTAAACATCATCATTGGCTTCGAGGACGGCAGCATCGGAACATACACAGTAGTGGATCGCGTAGATGCTGCCCTCAAGATAAAGATAGCCACCTCCAACAGCCGACAGATTGTCAACAATGCCT CAAAGGTGCGGCCCAAATGCGGGAACCATTCCTTCAAGACCGTTTCCGACTGCATTTGGAGGGAGTCCACAGAGGTGTTCTCCAGGGACAGCCCTATCAACGTGTCCGACTCTGGTGAGGGTGAGTCGACCACACCTACAAAAAAGACTGAATTGCTGCAGTGA